In Leptolyngbya sp. SIO1E4, one DNA window encodes the following:
- the ileS gene encoding isoleucine--tRNA ligase encodes MTDTKSYKETVLLPKTTFEMRANASKREPEIQQFWKENAIYETLAESNPGESFVLHDGPPYANGSLHIGHALNKILKDTINKYQILRGRKVRYIPGWDCHGLPIELKVLQAMDAEVRANLTPIKLRRKAKAFALKTINEQREGFKRYGVWGDWDAPYMTLQPEYEAAQIAVFGEMYLKGYIYRGLKSVHWSPTSQTALAEAELEYPEGHTSPSIYAAFPMVKASDAAEAALAPYLSELGVAIWTTTPWTIPANMAVAVNPDLTYAVVEVAAGKPFKYLLIAKDLRDRLSQVLDSELTVKAELKGADLEGAAYRHPLQDQLSTDKRGETSPIVIGGDYVTTESGTGLVHTAPGHGQDDFQVGQRYGLPVLCPVDERGDMTEEAGPFQGMNVLKNANPAVIQALEEAGSLLKQDPYVHKYPYDWRTKKPTIFRATEQWFASVEGFRDEALKAIQGVQWIPAQGENRITPMVGDRSDWCISRQRTWGMPIPVFYDEATGEPLLNQETLEHIQTIFAERGSDAWWELPEAELLPEPYRNNGHTYRKGMDTMDVWFDSGSSWAAVARQREGMQYPVDMYLEGSDQHRGWFQSSLLTSVAVNGCAPYQRVLTHGFTLDEQGRKMSKSLGNVVDPRVVIEGGKNQKKEPAYGADVLRLWVSSVDYSSDVPLGGNILKQMADVYRKIRNTARFLLGNLHDFDPAKDAVAYDELPDLDRYMLHRITEVFDEVTDAFDTYQFFRFFQTVQNFCVVDLSNFYLDAAKDRLYISAATSPRRRSCQTVLAVAIENLARAIAPVLSHMAEDVWQNLPYATAYQSVFESGWVTLKDEWRQPSLAEKWEQLRTVRQEVNKVLEQARAEKAIGSSLEAKVLLYVADTDLRQTLKTLNPEDSIAAGSVHVDELRYLFLVSKVEVLDSPERLSGLKYRSEADDLGIGVVDANGKKCDRCWNYSTHVGESTEHPTICERCVEALADRF; translated from the coding sequence GTGACAGACACCAAAAGCTATAAAGAAACCGTTCTCCTTCCTAAGACCACGTTTGAAATGCGGGCCAACGCCTCTAAGCGGGAGCCTGAGATTCAGCAGTTTTGGAAAGAGAACGCCATTTATGAAACGCTCGCGGAAAGTAACCCTGGCGAGTCGTTTGTGCTGCATGATGGGCCTCCCTACGCTAATGGCTCTCTGCACATCGGCCACGCGCTCAACAAGATTTTGAAGGACACCATCAACAAGTATCAGATCCTCCGGGGGCGTAAGGTGCGCTACATCCCAGGGTGGGACTGTCATGGCTTGCCGATTGAGCTGAAAGTGCTGCAAGCAATGGACGCTGAAGTCCGGGCTAATCTGACGCCTATCAAGCTGCGGCGCAAGGCCAAGGCATTTGCGCTAAAAACCATTAACGAACAGCGAGAGGGTTTCAAGCGATACGGCGTTTGGGGAGATTGGGATGCCCCTTACATGACGCTGCAGCCAGAGTATGAAGCGGCGCAAATTGCAGTCTTTGGGGAGATGTATCTGAAGGGTTACATCTATCGGGGGCTGAAGTCGGTGCATTGGAGCCCAACGTCGCAAACGGCATTGGCAGAGGCAGAGCTGGAGTACCCTGAAGGCCATACTTCCCCCAGCATCTATGCCGCTTTCCCAATGGTGAAGGCGTCTGATGCTGCTGAAGCGGCCCTGGCTCCCTACCTATCAGAGTTGGGTGTAGCGATCTGGACAACGACACCGTGGACCATTCCGGCCAACATGGCGGTGGCGGTGAATCCTGACCTCACCTATGCGGTGGTGGAAGTCGCTGCAGGTAAGCCATTCAAGTATTTGCTAATTGCTAAGGATTTGCGCGATCGCCTCAGTCAAGTCTTGGATAGCGAACTCACCGTCAAGGCAGAACTCAAAGGGGCTGATCTGGAAGGCGCTGCTTATCGCCATCCGCTGCAAGATCAACTCTCCACGGATAAGCGGGGTGAGACCAGTCCGATCGTGATCGGTGGCGACTACGTCACCACTGAGTCTGGAACGGGCCTGGTGCATACAGCCCCTGGCCACGGGCAAGACGACTTTCAAGTCGGGCAACGCTATGGATTGCCAGTGCTATGCCCGGTTGATGAACGGGGCGATATGACGGAGGAAGCAGGGCCGTTTCAGGGCATGAACGTGCTGAAGAATGCGAACCCTGCCGTCATCCAGGCTTTGGAAGAGGCCGGATCGCTGCTTAAGCAGGACCCCTACGTCCACAAGTATCCCTATGACTGGCGGACTAAAAAACCGACCATCTTCCGGGCTACAGAACAGTGGTTTGCGTCAGTAGAAGGGTTCCGAGACGAAGCGCTGAAAGCCATTCAAGGCGTGCAGTGGATCCCTGCCCAGGGGGAAAATCGCATCACGCCGATGGTGGGCGATCGCTCGGATTGGTGCATCTCGCGCCAGCGCACCTGGGGCATGCCCATCCCCGTGTTCTATGACGAAGCGACGGGGGAACCTCTACTCAACCAAGAAACCCTGGAGCACATCCAGACAATCTTTGCTGAGCGGGGATCCGATGCCTGGTGGGAATTACCTGAGGCGGAACTCTTGCCGGAACCCTACCGGAATAACGGCCACACCTACCGCAAGGGGATGGATACCATGGATGTGTGGTTTGATTCTGGGTCGTCTTGGGCTGCCGTTGCCCGGCAGCGCGAGGGCATGCAATACCCCGTAGATATGTATCTGGAAGGGTCGGATCAGCACCGGGGGTGGTTTCAGTCCAGCTTGTTAACTAGCGTGGCAGTGAACGGCTGCGCGCCTTACCAAAGGGTACTAACCCACGGCTTTACCCTGGATGAGCAGGGACGCAAGATGAGTAAGTCTCTAGGGAATGTGGTAGACCCTCGCGTTGTCATTGAAGGGGGCAAAAACCAAAAGAAAGAGCCCGCTTATGGAGCAGATGTGCTGCGCCTGTGGGTGTCGTCAGTGGACTACTCCTCGGATGTGCCGTTGGGTGGCAATATCCTGAAGCAGATGGCGGATGTGTATCGCAAGATCCGCAATACGGCTCGCTTTTTGCTGGGCAACCTGCACGACTTTGACCCGGCTAAAGACGCGGTGGCCTATGACGAGCTACCAGATCTGGATCGATACATGCTGCACCGCATCACGGAAGTGTTTGATGAAGTGACAGACGCGTTTGACACCTATCAGTTCTTCCGCTTTTTCCAGACGGTGCAAAACTTTTGCGTGGTTGACCTATCCAACTTTTATCTCGACGCGGCCAAAGATCGTCTGTATATCAGTGCAGCGACTTCTCCCCGCCGTCGGAGTTGTCAAACCGTGTTGGCTGTTGCTATCGAGAATCTAGCGCGGGCGATCGCACCCGTCCTCTCTCACATGGCAGAGGATGTCTGGCAAAATCTGCCCTACGCAACTGCCTACCAGTCGGTGTTTGAATCTGGCTGGGTCACGTTGAAAGACGAGTGGCGGCAGCCTTCCCTGGCTGAAAAATGGGAGCAGCTGCGCACTGTCCGCCAGGAAGTCAACAAGGTGCTGGAGCAGGCGCGGGCAGAGAAGGCGATCGGGTCGTCTCTGGAGGCCAAGGTGCTGCTATATGTTGCCGACACCGATTTGCGCCAAACTCTGAAGACCTTGAACCCAGAAGATAGCATTGCCGCTGGCAGTGTCCATGTGGACGAATTACGCTACCTATTCCTGGTGTCGAAAGTGGAGGTGCTAGATTCACCTGAGAGGCTGTCCGGTCTGAAGTACCGCAGTGAGGCCGATGACCTGGGGATTGGTGTGGTGGATGCCAATGGCAAGAAGTGCGATCGCTGCTGGAACTATTCCACCCATGTGGGCGAATCGACGGAGCATCCAACTATCTGTGAGCGCTGCGTTGAGGCATTGGCAGATCGGTTCTAA
- a CDS encoding RraA family protein gives MTDFLEIFQSKYSCALLADAAFRAGIPFGTAPCGLTPIDQAMKLAGPIITIQANNDLVTILAGIHQARTGDVVVIANPSNEVALIGDLIATEASRKGLAGIIVDGFVRDTTELIEIGVPIFCRGVYPIGPLKLPQDLKGIGDIGLELTLGNTTVKSGDLAFGDADGVIFIGSLDLPEVFEWAEKSYRREESLAAQIRSGVPLGELLGVETFVEERASNPQADFNQHMSELGQAI, from the coding sequence ATGACTGACTTTCTTGAAATTTTCCAAAGTAAGTATAGCTGCGCCCTTTTGGCCGATGCAGCCTTTCGGGCAGGTATCCCGTTCGGCACTGCTCCATGCGGTCTCACGCCGATTGACCAGGCAATGAAATTAGCGGGTCCAATTATTACCATCCAGGCCAATAATGATTTGGTTACTATCCTGGCTGGAATCCATCAGGCAAGAACGGGTGATGTCGTTGTAATCGCGAACCCCTCAAATGAGGTTGCCTTGATTGGCGATCTGATCGCGACCGAAGCCAGCCGCAAGGGACTTGCAGGTATCATAGTTGATGGATTCGTTCGCGATACTACTGAGCTTATTGAGATTGGTGTTCCGATCTTCTGTAGAGGTGTGTATCCGATTGGTCCCTTAAAACTCCCTCAAGATTTGAAGGGGATAGGCGATATCGGTTTAGAACTCACGCTCGGAAATACTACAGTCAAGTCAGGGGATTTGGCCTTTGGAGACGCTGATGGGGTTATTTTCATTGGGAGTTTAGACCTACCAGAAGTCTTTGAATGGGCCGAAAAGTCTTATCGAAGGGAGGAGTCTCTAGCAGCCCAGATACGTTCGGGAGTCCCCTTGGGAGAGTTACTTGGCGTTGAAACTTTTGTGGAGGAGCGAGCATCTAATCCACAAGCCGACTTCAATCAGCATATGTCTGAATTAGGACAGGCAATTTGA
- a CDS encoding DUF86 domain-containing protein → MRDDQERLQDILEAIAQVERYAIQGQIAFQTDELIQVWIVHHLQIIGEATASLSREFIAQHKDVPWPEIIAFRNILVHEYFRIDLKTVWRVVERDLPVLKTKLKAIQSKRN, encoded by the coding sequence ATGAGAGATGATCAAGAACGTTTGCAAGACATTCTGGAGGCTATTGCCCAGGTTGAGAGATATGCAATTCAGGGTCAGATAGCTTTTCAGACGGATGAACTCATCCAAGTTTGGATTGTTCATCATCTCCAAATTATTGGAGAAGCAACCGCCTCATTATCAAGGGAGTTCATCGCCCAACATAAAGATGTCCCATGGCCAGAAATCATTGCCTTTCGTAATATCTTGGTTCATGAATACTTCCGTATTGATTTAAAGACGGTCTGGCGGGTTGTGGAGCGTGATTTACCTGTTCTCAAAACCAAACTAAAAGCGATCCAATCAAAGCGTAATTGA
- a CDS encoding phosphatidate cytidylyltransferase: MLDALLRFTGWPLPVVQIVVVGAWLGVLGLVTEGLYLTRSVSSEITRKIVHIGAGNVILLAWWLQTPTWMGIAASVIFSLVALMSYWLPILPGINSVGRTSLGTFFYAVSIGILTAVFWPQGHPEFTALGILAMTWGDGLAALVGQAYGRHPYKVWGIKKSWEGSGAMLLASFMTSYAVLTVAQGSTVTGFAIALLVAMFATLLEAFSKLGIDNLTVPLGSAFLAYGLSLWWV, translated from the coding sequence TTGTTAGACGCCCTCCTTAGATTCACAGGATGGCCACTCCCGGTGGTTCAGATAGTCGTTGTCGGAGCATGGTTAGGCGTGCTTGGTTTGGTGACCGAAGGGCTTTATCTTACGCGGTCTGTCTCCTCGGAAATCACTCGCAAGATTGTACACATCGGGGCAGGCAATGTCATTTTGCTGGCTTGGTGGCTCCAAACCCCCACGTGGATGGGCATTGCTGCGTCAGTTATTTTTAGTCTGGTGGCGCTGATGTCCTACTGGCTTCCCATTTTGCCGGGCATCAACAGTGTTGGACGCACTAGCCTCGGGACTTTTTTCTACGCGGTTAGCATTGGGATTTTAACGGCAGTGTTTTGGCCCCAAGGGCATCCGGAATTTACAGCTCTGGGTATTTTGGCCATGACTTGGGGAGACGGATTGGCTGCTTTGGTGGGGCAAGCCTATGGTCGTCATCCCTATAAAGTTTGGGGCATAAAGAAAAGTTGGGAGGGCAGTGGTGCTATGCTGCTGGCGAGTTTTATGACAAGCTACGCAGTGCTGACCGTCGCCCAAGGATCGACGGTAACCGGCTTCGCGATCGCGCTGCTGGTTGCGATGTTTGCGACTTTGCTAGAAGCTTTTTCAAAACTAGGCATTGATAATCTCACGGTGCCCCTGGGCAGTGCGTTTTTAGCCTATGGGTTAAGTCTTTGGTGGGTATGA
- the gcvA gene encoding transcriptional regulator GcvA yields MSMRQLCSLNALQVFEAAARHLSFQQAAAELDVTSTAVSHQIKLLETELGMSLFRRRPRPLTLTDAGEQLFPAVQESLDTLAAALARLKQANAPSDLTVSVLNVFAAKWLVPRLPDFQQQYPEVDVRLQTSNSAVDLQTRTVDMAIRYGKGYYPELEAHHLVKDEFTPVCSPRLLVDEQLLAVPEDLARHSLIHFEWLNYGSDAPSWKNWFALTGLDNVYYDRGLKFDDESLAIQAAIAGQGIALCSSIHVSDDVKLGFLTQPFDIALPGLTYSAVYLKKHPKETLILKFVAWLNEQIQDLE; encoded by the coding sequence ATGTCTATGCGACAGCTTTGTTCTTTGAATGCGTTACAAGTGTTTGAGGCAGCAGCGCGACATCTTAGCTTTCAGCAGGCGGCAGCAGAGTTGGATGTCACCTCTACGGCAGTGAGCCATCAAATCAAACTGCTGGAAACGGAATTGGGTATGTCGCTATTTCGGCGGCGTCCCCGCCCATTGACGTTAACCGACGCAGGAGAACAGCTTTTTCCTGCTGTCCAAGAAAGCCTGGATACTTTGGCTGCCGCGCTCGCTCGCCTCAAACAGGCTAATGCCCCTAGTGACCTCACGGTAAGCGTGCTTAATGTCTTTGCGGCCAAGTGGCTCGTGCCGCGCTTACCAGACTTTCAGCAGCAATACCCAGAGGTGGACGTGCGGCTGCAAACGTCGAATTCAGCCGTCGATTTGCAGACCCGTACCGTTGATATGGCAATCCGTTACGGGAAAGGCTATTACCCTGAACTGGAAGCTCATCACCTGGTGAAGGACGAGTTTACCCCGGTATGTAGCCCAAGATTGCTAGTAGATGAACAACTGCTGGCGGTACCAGAAGACTTAGCTCGTCATTCTCTCATTCATTTTGAGTGGCTAAACTATGGTTCAGATGCCCCTAGTTGGAAAAACTGGTTCGCATTGACAGGGCTCGATAATGTCTACTATGACAGAGGACTAAAATTTGATGACGAGAGCTTAGCGATTCAAGCTGCGATCGCAGGCCAAGGAATTGCCCTTTGTAGCAGCATCCATGTCTCTGATGATGTAAAGTTGGGATTCCTCACTCAACCCTTCGACATCGCTTTGCCAGGACTCACCTATTCTGCGGTCTATCTCAAAAAACATCCTAAAGAGACGTTGATTCTCAAGTTTGTAGCTTGGTTAAATGAGCAGATACAAGACTTGGAATGA
- a CDS encoding SDR family oxidoreductase, whose product MTQNTQKIALVTGSSRGLGKNTALMLAQKGIDVIATYHSRQAEANEVVSEIKAMGRKAFALQLDSADTQTFDGFVIQVNQVLQDIWQTEQFNFLINNAGIGINKPFAETTEEDFDLLMNIQLKGVFFLTQKLLPMIKDGGRIVNISTGLARFALPGFSAYGAMKGGIEVLTRHLAKELGGRQIAVNTIAPGAIETDFGGGAVRDNKNMNDFIASQTALGRVGVPDDIGGAITSLLSEDNRWINGQRIEVSGGMFL is encoded by the coding sequence ATGACACAGAATACTCAAAAAATCGCGTTAGTGACCGGATCGAGCCGGGGGTTGGGTAAAAACACCGCATTGATGCTGGCCCAGAAAGGCATCGATGTGATTGCGACCTATCACAGCAGACAGGCTGAAGCTAACGAGGTTGTCTCTGAAATTAAAGCAATGGGCCGCAAAGCGTTTGCCCTGCAGCTGGATAGTGCTGATACCCAGACCTTTGATGGGTTTGTCATACAGGTTAATCAGGTCCTTCAAGATATCTGGCAAACGGAACAGTTTAATTTTCTGATTAACAACGCCGGAATCGGCATCAATAAGCCCTTTGCTGAGACAACTGAAGAAGACTTTGATCTCTTAATGAATATTCAGCTAAAGGGCGTTTTCTTCCTAACGCAAAAACTTCTCCCGATGATCAAAGATGGCGGACGAATCGTCAACATTTCAACGGGTCTTGCCAGATTTGCGCTACCAGGATTCTCTGCCTATGGCGCAATGAAGGGGGGAATAGAGGTACTAACCCGACACCTGGCGAAGGAACTGGGTGGAAGACAAATCGCCGTTAATACAATCGCTCCTGGCGCAATCGAAACGGATTTCGGTGGTGGCGCAGTGCGTGACAACAAAAATATGAATGACTTTATCGCCTCTCAAACAGCTTTAGGCCGCGTGGGTGTACCCGATGATATTGGGGGTGCGATCACATCTTTACTCTCTGAAGACAACCGCTGGATCAACGGTCAAAGGATTGAAGTCTCTGGCGGCATGTTTCTCTAA
- a CDS encoding DUF1295 domain-containing protein translates to MKTSTPFLGLQITELTAINVAKAITILCLIALALFYGIHDQRQIIYLCLHISYCCWWLLEQWLFPQRRQQIFTDKIGLGAFLVVLLFVGVFYALPGYFAFTNPNPIAYSTVAVALPLYIFGSLINSTADIQKMTAKNMGASLVNDGIWRSVRHINYLGDLMRYTSFSVLSGSLWAFLLPGMIFLLYLQRIFQKEQSMAAKYSEFEAYQQSSTRLFPGIW, encoded by the coding sequence ATGAAAACATCCACGCCATTCCTTGGCCTTCAAATTACTGAGCTTACAGCGATCAATGTAGCTAAGGCCATTACAATTTTATGTCTAATAGCTTTAGCCCTGTTTTATGGAATTCACGATCAGCGGCAAATCATTTACCTCTGTCTACATATTAGCTATTGCTGCTGGTGGTTACTTGAGCAATGGTTATTTCCCCAACGCCGTCAACAAATATTTACCGACAAGATTGGCCTGGGTGCTTTCCTAGTTGTCCTATTGTTTGTGGGCGTGTTTTACGCGCTGCCAGGTTACTTCGCGTTTACTAACCCAAATCCCATCGCATACTCTACAGTCGCAGTGGCATTGCCTCTGTACATTTTTGGAAGTCTGATTAATAGCACAGCTGACATTCAAAAAATGACGGCCAAGAATATGGGTGCCAGCCTGGTCAACGACGGTATTTGGCGTTCCGTTCGACACATAAATTACCTCGGAGACTTGATGCGATACACAAGTTTTAGTGTCCTCTCTGGATCGTTATGGGCTTTCCTATTACCTGGCATGATTTTTCTACTGTATTTGCAGCGGATTTTTCAAAAAGAACAGTCTATGGCTGCTAAATATTCCGAATTTGAAGCTTATCAACAAAGCAGTACCCGCTTGTTTCCTGGAATCTGGTAA
- a CDS encoding nucleotidyltransferase family protein — protein MSHPHSSDLQSLLKEKRDEIIQIASRHGAFNVRVFGSVARGEANEHSDIDFLVDYSLDRITPWFPAGLMLDLEKLLECKIDIATEESLKERIRDRVLQEAVPL, from the coding sequence ATGAGTCACCCTCATTCATCTGACCTCCAATCTCTTCTGAAAGAGAAACGTGACGAAATCATTCAGATCGCGTCACGCCATGGGGCCTTCAATGTACGGGTTTTTGGCTCTGTTGCAAGGGGTGAGGCGAATGAACACAGTGATATTGATTTTCTAGTTGATTATTCACTTGATCGGATTACACCTTGGTTTCCTGCAGGGCTAATGCTGGATCTAGAGAAATTGCTGGAATGCAAGATTGATATTGCAACGGAAGAATCTCTGAAAGAACGGATACGCGATCGTGTCCTTCAAGAAGCAGTTCCTCTATGA
- a CDS encoding TetR/AcrR family transcriptional regulator: MGRKSLVAERREDILDAFEQCILERGIEGTSFQHIAQVLGRDRKMISHYFGNREALVDAMTQRIIDTFDTHKNKALAKLEQSASVMDLVEAFHSHQQNSTERAEILWAEISAYATRSEVVRDRLRRSYDKMFRTVGEVLQREYPNVPKKQLKTAAYTVAILIDRSPLLEWLGVKGTPIKSAKAAIETVLEDLK; this comes from the coding sequence ATGGGACGGAAAAGTCTGGTTGCTGAGCGACGAGAGGATATACTCGATGCCTTCGAGCAGTGCATTCTAGAGCGGGGAATTGAGGGAACCTCGTTTCAGCACATTGCTCAGGTGCTAGGAAGGGATCGGAAAATGATTAGCCACTACTTCGGCAATCGAGAGGCGTTGGTCGATGCAATGACTCAACGAATCATCGACACATTTGACACGCACAAGAACAAAGCACTGGCAAAGCTGGAGCAGTCGGCTAGTGTCATGGATCTCGTGGAGGCATTTCACAGTCATCAGCAAAACTCTACCGAGCGGGCGGAAATCCTCTGGGCGGAGATCTCCGCCTACGCGACTCGATCCGAGGTCGTTCGCGATCGCCTTCGACGCAGCTACGACAAAATGTTCCGAACCGTGGGCGAGGTGCTGCAACGTGAGTACCCAAATGTTCCAAAAAAACAACTAAAAACGGCGGCCTATACAGTTGCCATCCTGATTGATCGCTCACCCCTGCTTGAGTGGCTTGGCGTAAAGGGGACCCCTATTAAGTCTGCAAAGGCGGCGATCGAAACCGTACTGGAAGACCTGAAGTGA
- a CDS encoding NAD(P)H-dependent oxidoreductase, producing MTTLLQIDASARVTRSLSRGLTNAFMENWLASRPNDTVIKRDVGLNPPSAISEAWIAAAFKSTDQRTSEQQTVLQESNQLLAELEPADIIVIGTPMYNYGMPAALKAWIDQVIRIGRTFSFDLARGEQPIEPILTDKILVILTSSGEGGFEIDGVHAAQNHLDTAIITASRLLGVSEHHIIRIEYQEFGDDRHQRSVQAAHVAIPELVQQLTQKLGA from the coding sequence ATGACAACACTTCTACAAATCGATGCTAGTGCTCGGGTTACACGATCCCTTAGTCGAGGGCTAACCAATGCTTTCATGGAAAATTGGCTGGCGTCCCGGCCCAATGACACCGTGATCAAACGCGATGTGGGGCTAAATCCCCCCTCTGCCATCAGCGAGGCTTGGATTGCAGCCGCTTTCAAGTCAACAGATCAGCGGACGTCCGAACAACAGACTGTACTCCAGGAATCCAATCAGCTGCTGGCGGAACTGGAACCAGCGGATATTATTGTGATCGGCACCCCCATGTATAACTACGGCATGCCAGCCGCACTCAAGGCCTGGATTGATCAAGTGATTCGGATTGGCCGCACGTTTTCGTTTGACCTTGCACGGGGTGAACAACCGATTGAGCCTATCTTGACTGACAAAATTTTAGTGATTTTAACCTCATCCGGTGAAGGTGGCTTTGAAATCGATGGTGTTCATGCCGCCCAAAATCATCTTGATACCGCCATCATTACAGCTTCGCGGCTACTGGGTGTCAGCGAGCATCACATCATTCGCATTGAATATCAAGAGTTTGGGGACGATCGCCACCAGCGGTCCGTACAAGCAGCACATGTGGCCATTCCTGAACTCGTACAGCAGTTAACCCAGAAACTGGGAGCCTAA
- a CDS encoding creatininase family protein, translating to MHGFIPPHRFFPYLTWSMVEAMPDKENVVIIQPAGAIEQHGPHLPLVVDAAIAAGVLGKALSQLAEAIPAYALPPLYYGKSNEHWHFPGTITLSAQTLRQVLLESAESLYRAGFRKLVWMNAHGGQPQVFEMAARDLHQQYSDLMIFPLFTWQVPNQAAELLTPKELELGIHAGDAETSLMLSLLPDQVQMDKAVCEYPQGLPEDSLLSMEGALPFAWVTRDLTRSGVLGDATTATREKGDRLLHSLAAGWVQLIQDVYRFRQPSAWQ from the coding sequence ATGCATGGCTTTATTCCCCCCCATCGCTTTTTCCCTTACCTCACCTGGTCAATGGTTGAGGCTATGCCAGATAAGGAAAATGTCGTGATTATCCAACCAGCAGGGGCGATCGAGCAGCATGGCCCTCACTTGCCACTGGTGGTCGACGCTGCGATCGCAGCGGGGGTTCTTGGCAAAGCGCTTTCCCAGCTTGCAGAGGCGATCCCAGCCTATGCCCTACCCCCGCTTTACTACGGCAAGTCTAATGAGCACTGGCATTTTCCGGGCACCATCACCCTCTCGGCTCAAACCCTACGCCAGGTCTTGCTGGAGTCAGCAGAAAGCCTGTACCGAGCTGGATTCCGTAAATTGGTGTGGATGAATGCCCATGGCGGGCAACCCCAAGTCTTTGAAATGGCCGCTCGGGATTTGCACCAGCAGTATTCTGACCTGATGATATTTCCTTTATTTACCTGGCAGGTTCCCAACCAAGCAGCAGAACTGCTCACCCCTAAAGAACTGGAACTGGGCATCCACGCAGGAGATGCAGAAACCAGCTTGATGCTGTCCCTCCTGCCTGACCAGGTACAGATGGACAAAGCCGTTTGTGAATATCCCCAAGGGCTGCCCGAAGATAGCCTCCTGAGTATGGAAGGAGCCCTGCCGTTTGCCTGGGTAACCCGCGACCTAACCCGCAGCGGCGTTTTGGGTGATGCCACCACCGCTACGCGAGAGAAGGGCGATCGCCTACTGCACTCTTTAGCGGCAGGATGGGTGCAGCTAATTCAAGATGTCTATCGATTCCGGCAGCCATCAGCATGGCAATAA
- a CDS encoding AraC family transcriptional regulator, which yields MAQRHSDKSIARRCAELAARAARHTDGRGNGVHPTAIAQLEFMRDDASTTICNVYEPALAIIVQGKKEILLGEETYHYGVAQYLVVSVELPVRGFIVEATLDKPYLGLLLKLSPLQLFDIVAQIQPRTGTKACSCRGLFVSDVDLPLIDCALRLTQLLDTPQDIPFLAPMIIREIYYRLLMGEQGEAIRQIATTGSHMQRIAGVIELIKADFAQALRVEALAEQANMSASSFHRHFKAVTSMSPLQYQKQLRLLEARRLMLADDADATHAAYQVGYESPSQFSREYSRMFGAPPIQDIQRLRIA from the coding sequence ATGGCACAACGCCACTCCGACAAGAGTATCGCTCGTCGCTGTGCTGAATTGGCGGCACGGGCAGCTCGGCACACGGACGGCAGGGGGAATGGAGTTCATCCCACCGCGATCGCTCAGCTAGAGTTCATGCGAGACGATGCCTCTACAACGATATGCAACGTCTATGAACCGGCACTCGCCATCATCGTTCAGGGAAAAAAGGAGATATTGCTCGGAGAGGAGACCTACCACTATGGTGTCGCTCAATATCTGGTGGTTTCTGTTGAACTGCCCGTCAGGGGATTTATCGTGGAGGCGACGCTCGACAAGCCATACTTGGGCTTGCTACTAAAACTATCTCCCCTCCAACTCTTCGACATTGTTGCCCAGATCCAACCCAGAACAGGTACAAAAGCATGCTCATGTCGAGGTTTGTTCGTCAGCGATGTCGATCTGCCCCTGATTGATTGCGCCCTCAGACTGACCCAGCTTTTGGATACGCCGCAGGATATTCCATTTCTAGCGCCGATGATTATCCGCGAAATCTACTACCGTCTGCTCATGGGTGAACAAGGTGAAGCGATTCGTCAGATTGCCACCACTGGAAGCCACATGCAGCGGATCGCTGGCGTGATCGAACTGATCAAAGCTGACTTTGCCCAAGCACTACGGGTTGAGGCGCTGGCAGAGCAAGCTAACATGTCTGCCTCATCCTTCCATCGCCATTTCAAAGCCGTCACCTCAATGAGCCCGCTGCAGTATCAAAAACAATTGCGGCTGTTAGAAGCGCGTCGCCTGATGCTCGCTGACGACGCCGATGCGACCCATGCCGCCTATCAGGTGGGGTACGAAAGCCCCTCACAGTTCAGCCGTGAATATTCCCGTATGTTTGGTGCACCCCCTATCCAGGATATTCAACGGTTACGGATAGCCTGA